In one Oryza glaberrima chromosome 2, OglaRS2, whole genome shotgun sequence genomic region, the following are encoded:
- the LOC127763946 gene encoding uncharacterized protein LOC127763946 produces the protein MSRRPSVAPEPAPRLVCNATTSDLPAGCNLGLLARIELLVLFCSAILALLVFLGSSRRRSSSATVRLVVWGAFTVSYPVAAYTIGLMQSSPFHHELFVVWSCFFLFVLASSDSITAYTLADIKSPATVLLNRGLQVIYVSVLLHYYSSVLSPKLKIYLFIVWLVSLGKIALSALGYRLALRSDRLEADNKLVADYMTYEHDLSRQQGGSDEDPVTMEGYKYVVRGEETDVMEPTALDYVKKIKVDGARALVTVESVWRCKGRLLMGSSVADASAAARRDLCLSFALFKLLRRRCSNYPLAESGQPKTRDFVLKGLLGQGKDDDDDDGGDRRSRRDGRAFRVIEVELGFLYDLFYTRYPFICHAAVSTAPHLAMCALVMTIGVLTLSSHSLRHYHPTHHRSIEVNGVNLDVALTMFIIALVIVLEAYQFVAVLFSDWQKVKMLCRYVLRPSWQGNPFFEAVLRVLCYCGSGVYWKKTMSQYSIVRHASPGHAVKDWLSRATRRWLDRLMFNGGKTRSVKVSAAVESALASALRDRDDDDGVLGGGGRAAPALRQHGLDWAWGGATWRTCAHAILIWHIATCLCDMQMQAAITHKKTRPRARKAAGGGDGDGDRAVATSLSRYCAYLVSSAPELLPEHQYTTRTIAEAVLLELRGCLRGCASDKEVLDRLKAVAESTATASSPESGIHVHGARLWTQLMVIPDQDMTWKLLARVWAELMLFVTPADNATAHVQHLTMGGELITHLWALLTHAGIVDRPNSPSPHPHPAP, from the coding sequence ATGTCGCGGCGGCCGTCCGTAGCACCGGAGCCGGCTCCGCGGCTGGTCTGCAATGCAACCACGAGTGATCTACCGGCAGGCTGCAACCTCGGCCTGCTGGCCCGTATCGAACTCCTGGTGCTCTTCTGCTCCGCCatcctcgccctcctcgtcttcctcggcTCCTCCAGGCGCCGGAGCAGCAGCGCCACCGTCCGCCTCGTCGTGTGGGGCGCCTTCACGGTGTCCTACCCGGTGGCGGCCTACACCATCGGCCTCATGCAGTCGTCCCCTTTCCACCACGAGCTGTTCGTGGTCTGGTCCTGCTTCTTCCTCTTCGTCCTCGCCAGCTCCGACTCCATCACCGCCTACACCCTCGCCGACATCAAGAGCCCGGCCACCGTGCTGCTCAACCGGGGCCTCCAGGTCATCTACGTCTCCGTGCTCCTCCACTACTACTCCTCCGTGCTCTCCCCGAAGCTCAAGATCTACCTCTTCATCGTTTGGCTCGTGAGCTTGGGGAAGATCGCGTTGAGCGCCCTCGGCTACCGGCTGGCGCTGCGCTCCGACAGGTTGGAGGCGGACAACAAGCTCGTCGCTGATTACATGACCTACGAGCACGACCTGAGCCGGCAGCAGGGCGGCAGCGATGAAGATCCGGTGACCATGGAAGGGTACAAGTACGTAgtcagaggagaggagacggatGTCATGGAGCCAACGGCGCTGGACTACGTCAAGAAGATCAAGGTGGACGGCGCGCGTGCGCTGGTGACGGTCGAGAGCGTCTGGCGGTGCAAAGGACGGTTGCTGATGGGCAgctccgtcgccgacgccagcgccgccgcgcgacgGGATCTTTGCCTCTCCTTTGCCCTGTTCAAGCTGCTCCGGCGGAGGTGCAGCAACTATCCTCTGGCCGAGTCCGGCCAACCCAAGACGAGGGACTTTGTCCTCAAGGGCCTCCTCGGACAGGGaaaagacgacgacgacgacgacggcggcgaccggagaTCAAGACGAGACGGCAGAGCTTTCCGGGTGATCGAAGTGGAGCTCGGCTTCCTCTACGACCTGTTCTACACGAGGTATCCCTTCATCTGCCACGCCGCGGTGAGCACGGCACCACACCTCGCCATGTGCGCCCTCGTGATGACCATCGGCGTGCTCACCCTCTCCTCCCACTCGCTTCGACACTACCACCCTACTCACCATAGAAGCATCGAGGTCAATGGCGTCAACCTCGACGTCGCCCTCACCATGTTCATCATAGCGCTAGTCATCGTCCTCGAGGCATACCAGTTCGTCGCCGTGCTCTTCTCCGACTGGCAGAAGGTGAAGATGCTGTGCAGGTACGTGCTCCGGCCGTCATGGCAGGGGAACCCGTTCTTCGAGGCCGTGTTGCGCGTGCTGTGCTACTGCGGCAGTGGCGTGTACTGGAAGAAGACGATGAGCCAGTACTCCATCGTCCGCCACGCCTCTCCTGGCCACGCCGTGAAGGACTGGCTGTCGCGGGCGACTCGCCGGTGGCTGGACAGGCTCATGTTCAACGGCGGCAAGACGCGATCGGTGAAGGTGTCGGCCGCGGTGGAGAGTGCGCTCGCGTCTGCACTGAGGGAtcgcgacgacgatgacggcgtcctcggcggcggcggccgcgccgcgcccgcgctgcGGCAACACGGGCTAGACTGGGCGTGGGGAGGCGCGACGTGGCGCACGTGCGCGCACGCCATTCTCATCTGGCACATCGCCACTTGCCTCTGTGACATGCAGATGCAGGCGGCAATAACCCACAAGAAGACGCGGCCGCGAGCGAGaaaggccgccggcggcggcgacggcgacggcgaccgtgCAGTGGCGACGAGCCTGTCGAGGTACTGCGCTTACCTGgtgtcgtcggcgccggagcTGTTGCCGGAGCACCAGTACACCACCCGGACGATCGCCGAGGCGGTGCTCCTCGAGCTCCGGGGCTGCCTCCGTGGCTGCGCGTCGGACAAGGAGGTCTTGGACAGGTtgaaggcggtggcggagtcgacggcgaccgcgagctcgccggagagcgGCATCCATGTGCACGGTGCGAGGCTTTGGACACAGCTGATGGTGATCCCGGACCAGGACATGACGTGGAAGCTCCTGGCCAGGGTGTGGGCGGAGCTGATGCTGTTCGTCACCCCGGCGGACAATGCGACGGCGCACGTCCAGCATTTGACGATGGGCGGCGAGCTCATTACCCACCTCTGGGCACTGCTGACACACGCTGGTATCGTCGACCGGCCTAATTCTCCGTCCCCACACCCACATCCGGCGCCGTAA